The following are from one region of the Sandaracinus amylolyticus genome:
- a CDS encoding AgmX/PglI C-terminal domain-containing protein has translation MAQASERRVQVVMSWGGNPQGEVSVKAGGSVVIGERAAHFLLPADAGIERFALVESDGTGGFLLRVPSGAMLRASRDGIDVSAEATSDATGARSLAIDPATRAEIELGAFTFFVQEGAPTIERTPMARPDFASWRWAGVSLAVHGAFLFSLLFSPPNAGALSLDLTHDQQRWVQVRLDAMAQEREEVIPEVALEDATRGAQSGQPSPGEEGAAGAPDETRSTGGGVRVRGDRQDQRVPLDRQSVTSAGALGTIAAFTRSMSAVSSPYGAADAMGFSADDAYGALMADQAGFSRGFGGLGMNGVGRGGGCLPGQPCGQGTIGVGGLGTGFGTCGRETFQQIESTQGHAAAVAQCAPGMAGGSASIGMPDRGGDHTSRVPRLECARGPDGHCGQVAGGLSREQIRLVVTRNRGQVRHCYEQGLQQRPDLEGRLSVAWTVHSEGRVTTAVVSNGSDLRNAEVEQCVLQAVRRWQFPATDGMTAVTYPFVFQTN, from the coding sequence ATGGCGCAGGCGAGCGAGCGCAGGGTGCAGGTCGTGATGAGCTGGGGCGGCAACCCGCAAGGCGAGGTCAGCGTGAAGGCGGGCGGCTCCGTCGTGATCGGCGAGCGCGCCGCGCACTTCCTGTTGCCGGCCGACGCGGGCATCGAGCGGTTCGCGCTGGTGGAGAGCGACGGGACCGGCGGGTTCCTGCTGCGCGTGCCCTCGGGCGCGATGCTTCGCGCGTCGCGCGACGGTATCGACGTGAGCGCAGAGGCGACCAGCGATGCGACGGGCGCGCGCTCGCTCGCGATCGATCCCGCGACGCGCGCGGAGATCGAGCTCGGTGCATTCACGTTCTTCGTGCAGGAGGGTGCGCCCACGATCGAGCGCACGCCGATGGCGCGGCCCGACTTCGCGAGCTGGCGGTGGGCGGGCGTCTCGCTCGCGGTGCACGGCGCGTTCTTGTTCTCGTTGCTCTTCTCGCCGCCCAACGCGGGCGCGCTCTCGCTCGATCTCACGCACGATCAGCAGCGCTGGGTCCAGGTGCGCCTCGACGCGATGGCGCAGGAGCGCGAGGAGGTGATCCCCGAGGTCGCGCTCGAGGACGCGACGCGCGGCGCGCAGTCGGGGCAGCCTTCGCCGGGTGAAGAGGGCGCGGCGGGGGCGCCGGACGAGACGCGCAGCACCGGTGGTGGCGTGCGTGTGCGTGGTGATCGCCAGGACCAGCGCGTGCCACTCGATCGCCAGAGCGTCACGAGCGCGGGCGCGCTCGGCACGATCGCGGCGTTCACGCGCAGCATGAGCGCGGTGTCGTCGCCCTATGGCGCGGCGGACGCGATGGGGTTCTCGGCGGACGACGCATACGGCGCGCTGATGGCCGACCAGGCGGGCTTCTCGCGCGGGTTCGGCGGGCTCGGGATGAACGGCGTGGGTCGCGGCGGCGGCTGTCTGCCGGGCCAGCCGTGCGGTCAGGGCACGATCGGCGTCGGTGGGCTCGGAACGGGATTCGGCACGTGCGGTCGCGAGACGTTCCAGCAAATCGAGTCGACGCAGGGCCACGCGGCGGCAGTCGCGCAGTGCGCGCCGGGAATGGCGGGTGGATCGGCGAGCATCGGGATGCCGGACCGCGGTGGTGATCACACCTCGCGCGTGCCGAGGCTGGAGTGCGCGCGGGGTCCGGACGGACACTGCGGTCAGGTCGCGGGCGGCCTGTCGCGCGAGCAGATCCGCCTCGTGGTCACGCGCAACCGCGGTCAGGTGCGCCACTGCTACGAGCAGGGGCTGCAGCAGCGCCCGGACCTCGAGGGCCGTCTGAGCGTCGCATGGACGGTGCACTCGGAAGGGCGCGTGACGACCGCGGTGGTGAGCAACGGAAGTGATCTGCGCAACGCCGAAGTCGAGCAGTGCGTGCTCCAGGCGGTGCGAAGGTGGCAGTTCCCCGCGACCGACGGGATGACGGCAGTCACGTACCCGTTCGTGTTCCAGACGAACTGA